In Lycium barbarum isolate Lr01 chromosome 9, ASM1917538v2, whole genome shotgun sequence, the DNA window TTCATTCTTCAATTGGTGGATGTTCAGTATTTTCTTGGGGACACTCTTTGCTAACACTGTGCTTGTGTACATTCAAGACAATGTGGGCTGGTCCCTTGGATATGGGCTTCCAACATTGGGCCTTGCTATATCAATAATGATATTTTTGGCTGGATCACCTTTTTATAGGCATAAAAAGCCCAGAGGAAGCCCATTTACTAGAATGTCCAAGGTCATTATAGCTGCCTTAAGGAAATGGAAGGTTCAAGTCCCTAGTGACCCAAAAGAGTTGTATGAGCTTGATTTGGGAGAATACACCAAGAATGGAAAAGTCAGAATTGACTCCACTCCTACTTTGAGGtttgtaaataattttaaaaaagattttttttccttTGGTTTTTAACTCGACCATTAAAGGAGAAGGTGATCGCTTGAACTCGAGGTCTCTGGTTAAGGATGTTGGGATCATGTCCATCCCATCACAACCCTCGGTGATAAAAACATCCCATCACAACCCTCGGTGATACAAAAAAATTAGTTATAACTAACAGAGTAAGATAAATTTATACAAACAAGCTAAAGGTTACCTTATTCTTTTCAGAAGTCACACTTACTATAAACAAGTACTCCATTTATTTCAGTTTATGTGAGACTAGTATTTTACTAGGCACAAAAGTTTTAAGATATTAGTTTGACTTATATAATATATTAATGAAGATAGAAGAAAATACATAATAAAGTGTGATTAGTTTAATGAATTTGATTTTACAATTGTAAATGTTGTATAGGTATAAAAAATTCTTGAACATTTCAAAACAcaaagagtgtcatataaattagAAATTAGTAATTACTTGTTTTGTTATAAGTATCCAATAAAAATTATATGGGCCATTGAGCCTATACAGCTAAACATTTTTACAAGAAAACACACACTAAAAAAGACGGTAATAAAGAAGAGGAAAAGAATCCCGAGAGTATTTAATTTTGCATTCCTTTGTTCTTGATGACAGAATAATCATGTAAAACATTTTGATGCAGGTTTCTGAACAAAGCTTGTGTAAAAATTGATACAACTGATCCATGGATGCCATGTCCAGTTACTCAAGTGGAAGAAACAAAGCAAATGCTACGGATGATACCAATCTTGATAGCTACATTCCTTCCAAGCACAATGATAGCTCAAATCAACACACTTTTTATCAAACAAGGCACAACTCTTAAGAGAGACATTGGTAATTTCAGCATCCCTCCGGCTAGTTTAGGTGCTTTCGTTACCATATCGTTGCTAGTCTCCGTTGTACTCTACGATCGTTTCTTCGTGAAAATCGCCAAAAGATTGACAAATAATCCAAGAGGCATCAATATACTTCAAAGAATGGGAATTGGAATGGCTTTCCATATCGTGATTATGTTAGTTGCATCGTTCGTTGAAAGGCATAGGCTTAGTGTAGCAAAGGACAATGGCCTAGTCGAAAATGGGAAACAAGTACCATTATCCATATTCATTTTGCTGCCTCAATTCATTCTTATGGGAACAGCTGATGCATTCTTGGAAGTAGCCAAGATTGAGTTTTTTTATGATCAAGCACCAGAAGGAATGAAAAGTTTAGGAACCTCTTATTCAATGACTAGTCTTGGTGTTGGGAATTTCATTAGTAGCTTCTTGCTTTCGACGGTTTCTCATATCACCAAGAAGCGTGGGAATCATAGAGGATGGATCCTAAACAACCTTAATGCCTCTCATCTTGACTATTATTATGCATTCCTCGCGATACTCAACTTATTGAACTTCTTCTTTTTCCTGTTTGTGAGCAAGTATTATGTGTATAAAGCTGAAGTCTCGGATTCACTGGCTGTGCTAAGGCAAGAATTGGAGATCGGATCGAGACATCGGGTAACTAATAGCCAAGAAGGTTCAACCAACGCACAGGTTGCTGGCTCTACATTAGCCTCCTAACTAACGTACATTAGTTTTCTTTAAACATCTTTTCTGTTTTTAGCTAGGTAATGTACTATATGGCTAAGGCTTGGATCTTCCAAAAATGCCGCTGCACCAGagtcagatcctccaaaaatgtAGCCTCACCCTGTTGGATCCTCCAAATAttatgcatttttggaggatccgacactgATGCATCAATATTTTTTGAGAATCGGAGCAACATAGCTATATGGGGCAATAGTCTTGTTCACCTCCTTTCTCTTTGTTATGATTTTCACACGATTGCAATGGTAATCAGTTAAATTATTGTTATTTCAAGATATGGAAGGTCATTTGTATTTTATTGAACAACATTTTCAATTCCATAGCTCTGATATCTCTAAAGGAAATAGTTCATGATATGAGTAGAATTTGATGGTCTATTTCTCCAACTCGTATGCTAATATAATTCTATTCTTTCACTATATACAATACTATGTGGTCAAAGTAATAATCTTCAAATTATACAGAAGATAGCAAAAGTATTATACATTAGCGCGTACCACCACGAAGAATAAAGTACTGATAATGCCTAGTCCaatgaagaaaagaagaagaaaaattagTACACTGTTCTCTCAAGTAACTCTAGTACTCCAGAAGGCTTTTCAATTATCATCCTAATAGCAGATTCACTGCAAAAATTCCTTCcttcttcgttttttttttttttctgctttcCTGGTTATTTTTCAGTACATGATGATTTTTAAAGATATGTTGGCCTGTTTACTTAGTATGGCCTCCTCTTTGCTAATTGGAATGTTTTCTTCAAGAAGTGATTAGCAACTTTATCATTTCTATGACAAATTACCCTCAAGATTGTGTTGGCATCTGATCTGTTCCATCTTCCTGTTGTTGGAGGCATAGGTAGTTTCTGTCCTGATCCCACAACTCCCATTCCACTAGCTTCACAAGCCACAATGCTGAAATCTTCAACCAATTGCTCAGTTGATTGTCCCATTAAAGCTATCACCCCTTCAACCGCCTCAGCTTCCGTGTCCACAACATCCTCTACTATCAATCCGTCACCACAAGTACAAAAAACCCTCTTTAAGCTCTCAAAGTCCTCTTCTATTATCTGATGATCGGCCCTCGAAAAGATTCTTTTGCTTCCTCCTGCTAGTAAAACCATAAGATAAGCCTCGAACGAAGCCTTCATAACTTCTTTTAAGGCCAATGGTTGAGCCCGGTCGGTGAGAATCGCGCACAAAAGTGTGAGGTTTTGCTTAAGTGCCCTTAATGCTGGTCGAATACGTGTGTTCTCAACGTCCCTGACGTAGAGGCTACCATAGAATACGGAGTGAGAATCAAAGAAAATGAGACGATAAGCAGCAACTTCTGATACATGTTGTACAGCTATTTGGATGGCTGAACGCGTGTGATCAAAGTAGGAGTAGCTCCCGACTTGTCTATTCTTGCTGTGACGACTTCTTGGAGAAGGCACGATTTTCGAGGAGATTGAGAGTGTTTTATCAAGGGAATGGAGTTGTAGGAGAAAGTAATGCAAAGTGTTTAGCCTTATATATAGGCGTTGAGTCCCTCGGCTTGTTGAAAGGCGGGGATGATTGCCTTCATCTATTATATGATGGTTTTGTTCATCTGCTCCTACACTGCAAATAGCAAACTTCCACAGTTTGGAGAACCTTGAATCTTGACTACATCTTGTTAGAGGAGGAAGTGTAGGAATGTAGCTTTGTTTTGACCCTATAAAAGGATCCCAAGGTCAAAAGAATGAAATAACTATTTGAGCATTCTTAAAAAAAGAAAGTTTTTGGAAAAATTAACATAAATAGCTGCCCACATCCAACTATTTAAACTAGAGATACCCGGCGGATCCATAATACATGTATAATCCATGTATATAATCTATGTCTATTGGCTAGGAAAAGTAAATAGTGAATCCGGCCGGTCAGCTATTTGTGTAAAGATTCTATTTTTCCTCTAATGCTTCTTCAGGTATGGAAATAAATAAGTTCCATGAATAGGCTCTTACCACATGATGTGACAAAGGTAATATACTCTTTGAACAGATGCTCAAAGCCATCAGCAAGATCCCCTACTAAATCCTCTGAGATGACCATTGGGATTTCAAAGAAATTGTCCACAGCTTCCTTGGCATGTCTCATTAGATCAACTGCTGATTGTGCATATggctcacttttggattttggatTCCATGTCTGCATATCAAAGTTTTTAACCATGAACTCCTTTTAGTATGAGCATTTCAAAATAGAAATCTTCCTAACCAGAAACTAGAAAGCCTACTACAATGGCAGGCGGATTCAGTATTTTCACTAAgagaattcaaaatataaagaagtaaacacacgaagaaaGAGACTTACTT includes these proteins:
- the LOC132610079 gene encoding protein NRT1/ PTR FAMILY 5.2-like isoform X1, with translation MATSNHVDENGHDDGYTKDGTVDLKGNPILRSKTGGWKACSFIVVYEVFERMAYYGISSNLVIYLTEKLHQGTVKSSNNVTNWVGTIWMTPILGAYFADAFLGRYWTFLIACAIYLLGMSLLTLAVSIHGLKPPPCAHPTATDCKKASTLQLAVFLGALYTLAVGTGGTKPNVSTIGADQFDEFHPKEKAHKLSFFNWWMFSIFLGTLFANTVLVYIQDNVGWSLGYGLPTLGLAISIMIFLAGSPFYRHKKPRGSPFTRMSKVIIAALRKWKVQVPSDPKELYELDLGEYTKNGKVRIDSTPTLRFLNKACVKIDTTDPWMPCPVTQVEETKQMLRMIPILIATFLPSTMIAQINTLFIKQGTTLKRDIGNFSIPPASLGAFVTISLLVSVVLYDRFFVKIAKRLTNNPRGINILQRMGIGMAFHIVIMLVASFVERHRLSVAKDNGLVENGKQVPLSIFILLPQFILMGTADAFLEVAKIEFFYDQAPEGMKSLGTSYSMTSLGVGNFISSFLLSTVSHITKKRGNHRGWILNNLNASHLDYYYAFLAILNLLNFFFFLFVSKYYVYKAEVSDSLAVLRQELEIGSRHRVTNSQEGSTNAQVAGSTLAS
- the LOC132610079 gene encoding protein NRT1/ PTR FAMILY 5.2-like isoform X3 yields the protein MHTTTVHLIFQGMSLLTLAVSIHGLKPPPCAHPTATDCKKASTLQLAVFLGALYTLAVGTGGTKPNVSTIGADQFDEFHPKEKAHKLSFFNWWMFSIFLGTLFANTVLVYIQDNVGWSLGYGLPTLGLAISIMIFLAGSPFYRHKKPRGSPFTRMSKVIIAALRKWKVQVPSDPKELYELDLGEYTKNGKVRIDSTPTLRFLNKACVKIDTTDPWMPCPVTQVEETKQMLRMIPILIATFLPSTMIAQINTLFIKQGTTLKRDIGNFSIPPASLGAFVTISLLVSVVLYDRFFVKIAKRLTNNPRGINILQRMGIGMAFHIVIMLVASFVERHRLSVAKDNGLVENGKQVPLSIFILLPQFILMGTADAFLEVAKIEFFYDQAPEGMKSLGTSYSMTSLGVGNFISSFLLSTVSHITKKRGNHRGWILNNLNASHLDYYYAFLAILNLLNFFFFLFVSKYYVYKAEVSDSLAVLRQELEIGSRHRVTNSQEGSTNAQVAGSTLAS
- the LOC132610079 gene encoding protein NRT1/ PTR FAMILY 5.2-like isoform X2 → MNPILGAYFADAFLGRYWTFLIACAIYLLGMSLLTLAVSIHGLKPPPCAHPTATDCKKASTLQLAVFLGALYTLAVGTGGTKPNVSTIGADQFDEFHPKEKAHKLSFFNWWMFSIFLGTLFANTVLVYIQDNVGWSLGYGLPTLGLAISIMIFLAGSPFYRHKKPRGSPFTRMSKVIIAALRKWKVQVPSDPKELYELDLGEYTKNGKVRIDSTPTLRFLNKACVKIDTTDPWMPCPVTQVEETKQMLRMIPILIATFLPSTMIAQINTLFIKQGTTLKRDIGNFSIPPASLGAFVTISLLVSVVLYDRFFVKIAKRLTNNPRGINILQRMGIGMAFHIVIMLVASFVERHRLSVAKDNGLVENGKQVPLSIFILLPQFILMGTADAFLEVAKIEFFYDQAPEGMKSLGTSYSMTSLGVGNFISSFLLSTVSHITKKRGNHRGWILNNLNASHLDYYYAFLAILNLLNFFFFLFVSKYYVYKAEVSDSLAVLRQELEIGSRHRVTNSQEGSTNAQVAGSTLAS
- the LOC132610079 gene encoding protein NRT1/ PTR FAMILY 5.2-like isoform X4, with protein sequence MSLLTLAVSIHGLKPPPCAHPTATDCKKASTLQLAVFLGALYTLAVGTGGTKPNVSTIGADQFDEFHPKEKAHKLSFFNWWMFSIFLGTLFANTVLVYIQDNVGWSLGYGLPTLGLAISIMIFLAGSPFYRHKKPRGSPFTRMSKVIIAALRKWKVQVPSDPKELYELDLGEYTKNGKVRIDSTPTLRFLNKACVKIDTTDPWMPCPVTQVEETKQMLRMIPILIATFLPSTMIAQINTLFIKQGTTLKRDIGNFSIPPASLGAFVTISLLVSVVLYDRFFVKIAKRLTNNPRGINILQRMGIGMAFHIVIMLVASFVERHRLSVAKDNGLVENGKQVPLSIFILLPQFILMGTADAFLEVAKIEFFYDQAPEGMKSLGTSYSMTSLGVGNFISSFLLSTVSHITKKRGNHRGWILNNLNASHLDYYYAFLAILNLLNFFFFLFVSKYYVYKAEVSDSLAVLRQELEIGSRHRVTNSQEGSTNAQVAGSTLAS